A single region of the Brachypodium distachyon strain Bd21 chromosome 3, Brachypodium_distachyon_v3.0, whole genome shotgun sequence genome encodes:
- the LOC100833805 gene encoding uncharacterized protein LOC100833805, whose product MGGAGERETRVLPLPEPEPDHPEMSSLPIPDELLGEIFLRLPTHADLVRASAACVSFRRVATGRSFLRRYRKTHAPPLIGFVSGLLNFYPAERPHPSARVARAVARAGDFTFSFLPAPTPSRHWAVQDVSDGRVLVGCCDLESQTDVTEMVICDPLHRRYLVLPPIPDDLASAVDSPRQRGCEAFLLPSNCGEEEEEEEETSFRVIWMVQCATNLVAFVFSSCTRQWQAVPSRSFTGLIDGLPTTTWMPIFTRRQYAHGCFYWVTNWSEKLLVLDARRMEFSMADRPAGVGCSRLVEIAIMEAGEGITAMFELERDSPHIYYLSYILGRNNGGSPSQWTQKQTILSLGSGSTFVGSAGRHLFIEHNGATGQLFDAGCFARGMKTFQLQRLCVSENSISQPRAYSNFPPSLSSPRLSTGIEEEMLGQGLELLRTEEPKNGNHSDSTADDVDAGGQAGASRNLEMAAIEVVLQNKYKLPTGWSV is encoded by the exons atgggcggcgccggcgagcgcgAGACGCGCGTGCTCCCTCTCCCTGAACCCGAGCCTGACCATCCTGAAATGTCCTCGCTGCCGATCCCCGACGAGCTGCTGGGGGAAATCTTCCTGCGCCTGCCCACCCACGCCGATCTCGTGCGCGCCTCGGCGGCCTGCGTCTCCTTCCGCCGCGTCGCCACCGGGCGCTCCTTCCTCCGGCGGTACCGCAAGACCCACGCCCCGCCGCTCATCGGCTTCGTCAGCGGACTCCTCAACTTCTACCCGGCCGAGCGGCCTCACCCCTCCGCGCGGGTCGCCAGAGCCGTCGCCCGGGCCGGCGACTTCAcattctccttcctccccgccCCAACCCCCTCCCGCCACTGGGCGGTCCAGGACGTCAGCGACGGCCGCGTGCTCGTCGGCTGTTGCGACCTCGAGAGCCAAACCGACGTCACGGAGATGGTGATCTGCGACCCCTTGCACCGCCGGTACCTCGTGCTCCCGCCCATACCCGATGACCTAGCCTCTGCCGTGGATTCTCCACGCCAGCGTGGCTGCGAGGCGTTTCTCCTCCCCAGCAActgcggcgaggaggaggaggaggaggaggagacctCATTCAGGGTGATCTGGATGGTGCAGTGCGCGACCAACCTAGTAGCCTTTGTGTTCTCTTCCTGCACCAGACAATGGCAGGCCGTTCCGTCGCGGAGTTTCACCGGTTTGATTGATGGCTTGCCAACGACCACATGGATGCCTATCTTCACCCGCCGCCAGTACGCGCACGGCTGCTTCTACTGGGTTACAAATTGGAGTGAAAAATTACTTGTGCTTGACgccaggaggatggagttCTCCATGGCTGACCGCCCAGCTGGGGTCGGATGTTCCCGTTTGGTAGAGATAGCCATTATGGAGGCTGGGGAAGGCATCACTGCGATGTTTGAACTTGAACGTGACTCACCTCACATATATTACCTCAGTTATATCCTTGGGCGGAACAATGGTGGGAGTCCCAGCCAGTGGACCCAAAAGCAGACGATCTTGTCACTGGGTTCTGGGTCCACGTTCGTGGGTTCAGCCGGGAGGCACTTGTTCATAGAGCACAATGGAGCCACAGGGCAATTGTTTGATGCAGGCTGTTTCGCGCGAGGGATGAAGACATTTCAGCTCCAGAGGTTGTGTGTTTCGGAGAACAGCATCTCCCAGCCACGCGCATATAGCAACTTTCCTCCGTCGTTGTCATCACCGAGACTGTCAACTG GTATTGAGGAGGAGATGCTGGGGCAAGGCTTGGAGTTGCTGCGAACTGAAGAACCCAAAAATGGTAATCATAGTGACAGTACTGCTGATGATGTGGATGCTGGAGGCCAGGCTGGTGCGTCGAGGAATTTGGAGATGGCGGcgattgaggttgtgctgcaAAACAAATACAAGTTGCCCACAGGTTGGTCTGTGTAA